TGCTCCTCCCGCTCAAGATTCTCGGGTGGGGCGGCCGCGCGCTCCCCGCCATGCAGGGACGCGTCCTCGGCGCGACCGCAACGGTGCTCGATGCCATGCGCGACGGCGGAAGCGCGCTCGCACAGTCGTCGTTCGCCGATGCGATCGTTGCGTTCGATCGCGCCCACGATGCCATCAAAGACCTCCCGAATGCCGTGGGGCCGGTACCGATGCGCCTCCTCAATGCCGCTCGCCACATCCCCTTCGTGGGGTCCACGATCCTCGGACGCGCAGCGGCCGCCCACCGCGCCGGCCTCGCACTGACGGACGCGAGCAGCGCCGCCACCCGCGGCCTCGCGCTCCTCGCATCCATTGATCCCCGGGACGCGAGCGCGCTGCCGTACTTCCGCGCCGCACGCGCGGCCTTCACCACCGCATCCGCTCGCGCCGATGCCGCGCAGGGAGACCTCGACCTCGCCGCACCAGACCTCGCCGACACGCTCCGCGGCGCGCGCACGACCATCACGAACGCCGAGGCACTCCTCGCCATCACCGAGGCACTCGGCGGCTTCGATCGCAATCGCCGCATCCTCTTTGTCTTCCAGAATCCCGCCGAGCTGCGCCCCACGGGCGGGTTCATCGGGTCCATCGCGCTCCTCGATGTCCGCCATGGGGCCATCACCGCGCTCGAGGTGCCCGGCGGTGGCTCCTATGACATCTCCGGCATGACACGCACGCGCGTCCAACCGCCGGAACCGCTCCTCCTCCTCTCGGATACCTGGCAATTCCACGATGCGAACTGGTTCCCGGACTTCCCGACATCCGCAGCAAAGCTCCGCTGGTTCTACGAGCACTCGAACGGCCCATCCGTGGATGCCGTCGTCGCCATCAACGCACCGTTCCTCGAGCAAATCCTCGCGCAGACCGGACCGATCACCGTGAACGGGCAGACCTTCTCCTCCGCGGATGTTCTCGCGACCATTACGAACACCGTCGAGAGCAGTGCCGCGCGTGCGACTGGCGCACCGAAGGCGCTCCTCGGCGAGCTCGCACCGGCAGTACTCTCGCGCCTCCTCACCCTCGCAACGAGTGACGACGCAAGCGGAAACGGCGCGACGCGCATCGCACTCGTGGACCTCCTCCTCCGCGCACTCAATGAGCGGGACCTCCTCCTCGCATTCACGGAGGACGATGTCCAACGATTCGTCGCGAGTGCGGGGTGGGACGGCGCAATACAGCAGGTACGCGGCGACGCGCTCGCGGTCTACCACGCGAACATCGGTGGCGGGAAGTCCGACGATGTCATGCGGGAGACCATCAGGCACGACGCGCAGCTCAGCGCGGACGGACGGCTCATCGACACGGTGACGATCACACGCACGCATACCGGCCAAACACCGCCACCCGGTGCGACACCGCTCGCCAAACTCATCGCGAAGCAGCACGTGGACTACCTCCGCGTCTACGTCCCCCGCGGGGCAACGCTCCTCCGCGCCGATGGGTTCGAGCTCCCGCCCGGCGATGCATTCGAGGACCCCGCTGCAGACGCGCTGCCGGACCAACACCTCCTCGCCGCAGAGCTCAACCCCCGTATCGATGCGAACGCACCAGTACGCATCACCGAGGAGTTTGGGCGCACCGCGTTCGGTGGATGGGTCCTCACGCCGCTCGGCGAGCAGCGCACCGTCACGCTCACGTACGAGCTCCCTTGGCACTATGCCCGTGCGCGCGCGGGCTTCCTCGGTAGTACCCAGCCAGCAGACCCGCAGCCCTACTCGCTCTACGTCCAGAAACAACCAGGCACGCGCGCCGCGTTCACCCATACGCTCACCCTCGATCCCGTCTGGAACGCATCTTGGACCGCAGCCAATCTCACCGCGAGCGACGAACACGCCTGGCGGTTCATGGATGAACTCCGCACCGACCTCTCTACGGGCGCGATGATCGCACCGCGGTAGGACGCTACCCATTGCTATGGCGAGACGACGTCATCCGCGTACCGAAACGCGCCAACGCAACGGCGCAAAAACTCCATCGCACCGCAGTGCTGCGAGCGATGCCGTGGAACGCCTCTATCGCGACCGCAACGGCAACTTGCGCGATCCGCGTCGGTTCGACCGTCGTGAGCACCCGTGGAAACGCGTGGTCATCGGTAGCGGACTCATCGCACTCGCGCTCCTCGCCGTCGCTGCCTGGGCGAGCTTCGTCGTCTTCCGACCCACCTCCTCCACGCGCACCGGCCGCATCGCCATTACCATTGACGCACCACCCATCGCACAGCTCGGCGATGCCGTCGCCTACCGCGTGACGGTCGCAAACGAAGGCCGCGTGCCCATCACCTCTACCACGGTAGAGTTGGTGCTCCCCGACGGCTACCTCCTCGCATCAGCGGAACCGCAACCGGACGCCGGGCAGCGCACGCGATGGACGATCGGCACCATCGAGGGCAACGCGAGCAACACCATTGAACTCCGTGGCCACCTCTACGGCGAGCCCGGAACGCCTGCGCGTATCGCCGCAACCGCCATCTACCGCCCGGGAAACTTCAACGCGAACTTCGAGGAACGCACCGAGGCAACCACCGCGCTCGGCGCGAGCCCTGTCACACTCGCACTCGAGGGGCCAAAAACCACGGTGCCCGGCGAAGAAGTCACCTACACCATCACCTACGCGCACGTGGCCGGCCAACCGAGCACGGACATCGCGATCACCCTCGAGATTCCCCAAACGTTCGCGATCACCTCCACAGAGCCCGTGCGCGATGATGCACGCGAGTCAACGTGGAACATCGCGGCACTCACAGGCGACATGACCGGCACCGTCACCGTCCACGGACGATTCCTCTCCGGCGACGAAGCGCACCTCCGCGCACGAGCAACCGTCACCCCCCAAGGTCACGCCATCACCATCGCATCGGCGAACGCGGAGACGGACGTCATCGGCGGTGACGTGCTCCTCCTCGCAACGGCCAACGATCAAACGAACGGATTCACCGTGTCGTCCGGCGAATCCCTACGATTCCGTATCGCCATGCGGAACGATGGCGATACGACGGTGCGCAACCTCACCGTACGCGCCATCCTCGACGCATCCTCCGTCGCTGAACGGAGCATCCTCAACTTCAACGCGATCGAGGACGGAGCCAACGGAACCGTCACCGGAGAACAACGCGCCGCCGGCCTGCGCCGCGGCACCATCGTTTGGACTCCCGCGAACGTCCCCGCACTTACCGAACTCGCCCCCGGCGCGCAGGCCACCATCAACTTCACCATCCCCCTCCACACCGCTGCATCCCTCCCCGGCCTCCCCAAAACCGGCCGCATCCAACTCGACGTCCAAACCGAAATCGGCGCCACCGGAACCCTCGACAAACCCTACACCATCCAAACCACCCCCATCGTCATCACCGTGCAGTAGCTCCTCGCAACAACCCCAACCCCTCCTGTCATTGCGAGGAGCGAGTCAGCAAGCGACGCGGCAATCCCGGCCATACAAGTACCAATCAACCGTCAAAAATTGACGCTGAGGGTATTCTCTGGCTTCCGTTCTCCAGCGACTAGAAATAAACGGACTTGAAACGGTTTTTATGCTGTTACGTCGAGATGGTATGTGGAAGCATTTCGGTAACATCACTATAGTGTTGTTGGTGATCATTGGCGTAGTGATCGTCGTGCCGCGAGCATGGCGGATTCACGCCCCTACCGATCCAACAACTTCGATGGTGGTAGGCCTGGAGATTCCATCTATGAACGCGCATTCCCAAGAAGAAGGCGATGCATTTGCGGGACTACCGGATATAGCCGGATCGCGGTATGCGGTGCCACCCATCACTTATGATCAGATGGTACGTGATGGTGTCGGCATCATTGAGGGTTCGTTGAGTTATCCTTCGCACTTCGTTGCGTTTCAGGTGGTATGTGCTGAGCACGTTGAGACAAAGCGTCGCCATTGTACTGACGAACAGTTGTACGATGCACGATATCGTTATCGCGTCGGATATCAGCTTGTTGTTCCTGAGGGTATGTATACTGTTGCAAGTTTCGCGCCGCAGAATAGTGGACGTGTAGCAGTGTATGCACGACGCACACACTGCTCCAGGGAAGCCGTACGAGTGAATGATGCGGGATGTTCCTCAGGTTCTTCGCGGCCCGTCATGGTGTATTCGGGGGAGATGATTACTGGCATAGATCCGGATTGGTAACTGCGAAAAAACCGTATCCTGTACCATGTCATCAATCCACATCATGCTCTCATTCGCGCGAATGTGCGAATAGAAACAAACGGACTGGACACGGTTTTCACAATAACGTGCGATTCACCCCAACCCATGGTATGCTAACCCCGCAAACGCAAAGGAGGAATATGCTGTCCATTCACAACAGAACAACGAATCAAGCACTGATTGCGCTCGCCCTCGTGGTCATCTTCGCCGGTGCCGGCTGCGATCTCCGAAGGTCCGCGGTGCCAGTGGGTGATGTGCCCGCAAATGGGTCCGGCGATACCACGGAGGATGACGACACCACCAACGCAGATGCCACCACCATCCCTGCCGTTTGGGCGACCCACGACAGTCCCGCTCTGGGTCTCCGTGTGCCGTATCCAGAGGGGTGGTATGTGGAGGAACGCAGCACACCAAATGCGTTCGGGGAAATCTCAAGTAGCTTCCACTCAACACCAGCACCTTCAACGGCGACCGAGTATCCAGC
The bacterium DNA segment above includes these coding regions:
- a CDS encoding DUF4012 domain-containing protein yields the protein MATRRTTKRAATRPRGTVDAFSTALLLPGIHPWLKEYLAEENLVTTTDEADGALPEWESIPHPTTSIATLIADAADATLPHVAQQAVRPPAVRAAHAAEILPRPVRTPAPARPPEVLIRAPLLEHSEVPVPRIVLRTTPVARTPQPLAAPPAGARHSTAPTPFAIPMDAGTHGAAPSTHLLRIARPQQQRAPARIAPNLLAVLQSTATTTQRRVRTTVTAASVKTRERLAQRTTDAAPWPKIPSPYDELLIVNVVAGPLELCWRAFGWQWYHTARTLLAAPSAQSAEPRRVQRAVTVLPRTPRFANVVRQWRDATTSLLHLPTTRFAHVATFAAVLLAVLLPLKILGWGGRALPAMQGRVLGATATVLDAMRDGGSALAQSSFADAIVAFDRAHDAIKDLPNAVGPVPMRLLNAARHIPFVGSTILGRAAAAHRAGLALTDASSAATRGLALLASIDPRDASALPYFRAARAAFTTASARADAAQGDLDLAAPDLADTLRGARTTITNAEALLAITEALGGFDRNRRILFVFQNPAELRPTGGFIGSIALLDVRHGAITALEVPGGGSYDISGMTRTRVQPPEPLLLLSDTWQFHDANWFPDFPTSAAKLRWFYEHSNGPSVDAVVAINAPFLEQILAQTGPITVNGQTFSSADVLATITNTVESSAARATGAPKALLGELAPAVLSRLLTLATSDDASGNGATRIALVDLLLRALNERDLLLAFTEDDVQRFVASAGWDGAIQQVRGDALAVYHANIGGGKSDDVMRETIRHDAQLSADGRLIDTVTITRTHTGQTPPPGATPLAKLIAKQHVDYLRVYVPRGATLLRADGFELPPGDAFEDPAADALPDQHLLAAELNPRIDANAPVRITEEFGRTAFGGWVLTPLGEQRTVTLTYELPWHYARARAGFLGSTQPADPQPYSLYVQKQPGTRAAFTHTLTLDPVWNASWTAANLTASDEHAWRFMDELRTDLSTGAMIAPR